A region from the Salinivibrio kushneri genome encodes:
- a CDS encoding DMT family transporter: protein MPFLLPLAAVLIWAINTIVNKMSVTVIAPGAMAFYRWFFAILVLTPFCLPTVWRQRRAVGRLAPRLAVLALLGMVTNQSVAYFAAQTTTATNMALIMSLVPMLSLLISVPTLGQPLTTRAGIGAMLSFGGLVYMLTLGKPLSLFHAGASVGDGLMLVCASSYALYCVLLKRWTMALSNWVSVYVQALFAVIMLLPVLWMAPSPTIPADAYPLVGFAALGASVIAPAVWLHAIALNGASRTAMYMNLLPVMTAAIAVVVLGETLTQYHLLGGGLVMLGVAISQQSRRRSCA, encoded by the coding sequence ATGCCATTTTTATTGCCGTTAGCCGCGGTGCTCATCTGGGCGATTAATACGATTGTAAACAAGATGTCGGTGACTGTGATTGCACCTGGTGCGATGGCGTTCTATCGGTGGTTTTTTGCCATTTTAGTGTTAACGCCCTTTTGTCTGCCCACTGTATGGCGACAACGACGTGCCGTTGGCCGATTAGCGCCACGTTTAGCCGTGCTGGCATTACTCGGGATGGTGACCAATCAATCCGTAGCTTACTTTGCGGCACAAACGACCACGGCAACCAATATGGCGCTGATTATGTCGTTGGTACCAATGTTAAGTTTATTGATCAGTGTACCCACACTCGGGCAACCGTTAACGACGCGGGCAGGGATCGGGGCCATGTTATCCTTCGGTGGATTGGTCTATATGTTGACGCTGGGCAAACCGCTTTCTCTTTTTCACGCTGGTGCGTCGGTGGGGGATGGGCTGATGCTGGTGTGTGCGTCCTCATATGCACTGTATTGCGTGCTTCTTAAGCGATGGACGATGGCACTGTCAAACTGGGTCTCAGTGTATGTACAAGCCTTGTTTGCGGTGATCATGTTGCTGCCGGTCTTGTGGATGGCGCCTAGTCCTACGATCCCCGCGGACGCTTACCCATTGGTGGGATTTGCCGCCTTGGGCGCTTCGGTGATTGCTCCAGCGGTTTGGCTACACGCTATCGCGCTCAATGGGGCGAGTCGAACGGCGATGTACATGAACCTTCTCCCCGTGATGACAGCGGCTATCGCCGTTGTTGTGCTAGGGGAAACACTC
- a CDS encoding replication initiator protein RctB domain-containing protein codes for MNASKPEKILIKAPRSHKDGHLFAVHDQLIDWLAQYEHFKGVTKSILELLNLISVRGFASQDGYVSTTELVDATDGQLTRAAIQQRLRAAVQLGLFIQQPVRFEEGLAGKTMLHQFVNPSRLISSLGSAGLMTEKSRDAVKQKRSKALAQTQVNRQLLSEHGLGTPPMMPGEKDQILVSPTSWAGIIDQALAPPRTKKGYQKSMVAISGTKAIIETRSAKSIMTVDDLMTLFALFTLTVQYHDHHLPNYELQTQSIGNKTPIYITDILQLRGKKDSGPARDAIRESIDRIEFTDFQLHELTGRWLSENMPEGFKSDRFRFLARTITASEEAPQEGEDGEVRIKPNLYILVWEPSFFEELMTRDYFFLFPPEILRQHTLVFQLYSLFRSRMSRRLEDSMLLSELNQKMARNIEWRRFSSDLIRELRKLAEGKVTESVFAVNLWGYHLTLTREDEEKKYPDYRIDIKCNVDEVIRYSRAKMYNEGKRSLAPTMPNPLRNEILPSQDLDQLSGIIDGEFEPIQRKEKSSGRLGRRVKQRKHLVEINADELTIVLSKYTSEEALQRSITALSAMTGHPSSVITEECQGYLEKLDWLRVGEQVVSYETLSRTIEFYNQQQHDRHLSIEKLISGLAVRRKVCQRVFEGHLDGQVLKALDDIAMGG; via the coding sequence ATGAATGCCAGTAAACCCGAAAAAATCTTGATAAAAGCCCCTCGCTCCCACAAAGACGGGCATTTGTTTGCCGTTCATGATCAGTTGATTGATTGGCTTGCACAGTATGAACACTTTAAAGGGGTAACCAAAAGCATTCTAGAGCTGCTGAACTTAATTTCAGTGCGGGGCTTTGCCTCTCAAGACGGGTATGTCTCCACCACAGAATTGGTTGATGCGACAGATGGCCAACTCACACGCGCAGCGATTCAGCAAAGGCTTCGTGCCGCTGTCCAGTTAGGACTGTTCATTCAGCAACCTGTGCGGTTTGAAGAAGGACTCGCGGGCAAAACCATGCTGCATCAGTTTGTTAATCCTAGCCGATTGATCTCATCGCTCGGCAGTGCAGGCCTAATGACAGAAAAAAGTCGCGATGCAGTCAAACAAAAACGTTCAAAAGCATTAGCGCAAACACAAGTTAATCGACAACTACTCAGTGAGCATGGACTGGGCACGCCCCCCATGATGCCTGGTGAAAAAGATCAGATTTTGGTCTCACCGACCAGCTGGGCTGGGATCATTGATCAAGCGCTTGCCCCTCCGCGCACCAAAAAAGGTTATCAAAAATCGATGGTGGCGATCAGTGGGACCAAAGCGATCATTGAAACCCGCTCGGCTAAGTCGATCATGACAGTGGATGATCTGATGACACTGTTCGCCCTGTTCACCCTCACGGTGCAGTACCATGATCACCATTTGCCTAATTACGAGCTACAAACACAATCAATTGGCAACAAAACCCCCATCTATATCACCGATATTCTGCAATTACGGGGTAAAAAAGACAGTGGTCCTGCACGTGACGCCATCCGCGAAAGCATCGATAGAATTGAGTTTACTGACTTTCAGCTTCATGAGCTGACAGGACGTTGGCTCAGTGAAAACATGCCAGAAGGGTTCAAAAGTGACCGATTCCGGTTCTTAGCCAGAACCATTACCGCCTCGGAGGAAGCGCCTCAAGAAGGTGAAGATGGTGAGGTTAGGATCAAGCCCAACCTTTACATCTTGGTGTGGGAACCTTCGTTCTTTGAAGAGTTGATGACACGCGATTATTTCTTTTTGTTCCCACCAGAGATATTGCGTCAGCACACCTTGGTGTTTCAGCTCTACTCGTTGTTCAGAAGCCGTATGTCGCGTCGACTCGAAGATTCTATGTTGCTTAGCGAGCTGAACCAAAAAATGGCGCGGAATATCGAATGGCGCCGTTTTTCCAGTGATTTAATCCGGGAGCTGCGAAAGCTGGCGGAAGGGAAGGTGACCGAATCTGTCTTTGCGGTAAACTTGTGGGGGTATCACTTAACGTTAACGCGCGAAGACGAAGAGAAAAAATACCCTGACTACCGCATAGACATAAAATGCAACGTGGACGAGGTGATCCGCTATTCGCGTGCCAAGATGTATAACGAGGGCAAACGTTCGCTGGCCCCCACCATGCCCAACCCATTGCGAAACGAGATCTTACCCAGCCAAGACCTTGATCAGCTTTCCGGGATCATTGATGGTGAGTTTGAACCGATCCAGCGCAAAGAGAAGAGCAGTGGCCGCTTGGGACGTCGTGTTAAACAACGTAAGCACTTGGTTGAGATTAATGCAGATGAACTGACCATTGTGCTCTCAAAGTATACGTCTGAGGAAGCGTTGCAACGCAGTATTACCGCGTTGTCGGCGATGACAGGGCATCCTTCATCCGTGATCACCGAAGAATGTCAGGGGTATTTAGAAAAGCTTGATTGGTTGCGCGTGGGTGAGCAAGTGGTCTCTTACGAAACACTCAGCCGCACCATCGAGTTTTACAATCAACAACAGCATGATAGACACCTTTCTATTGAAAAGTTGATATCTGGCCTAGCCGTGCGACGAAAAGTCTGTCAGCGCGTGTTTGAGGGCCATCTCGATGGGCAAGTGCTTAAGGCTCTGGATGATATTGCAATGGGCGGGTAG